A genome region from Pithys albifrons albifrons isolate INPA30051 chromosome 24, PitAlb_v1, whole genome shotgun sequence includes the following:
- the CLIC4 gene encoding chloride intracellular channel protein 4, producing MALSVPVNGLKENDKEPVIELFVKAGSDGESIGNCPFSQRLFMILWLKGVVFSVTTVDLKRKPADLQNLAPGTHPPFITYNGEVRTDVNKIEEFLEDVLAPPKYLKLSPKHPESNTAGMDIFAKFSAFIKNSRPEANEALERGLLKTLQKLDEYLNSPLPDEIDENSLEDVAVSTRRFLDGNEMTLADCNLLPKLHIVKVVAKKYRNFEIPKEMTGIWRYLTNAYSRDEFTNTCPGDKEIEIAYSDVAKRLTK from the exons GCTGGCAGCGATGGGGAGAGCATCGGAAACTGCCCCTTCTCCCAGAGGCTCTTCATGATCCTGTGGCTCAAGGGAGTTGTGTTCAGTGTCACCACAGTCGACCTGAAGAG GAAACCAGCAGACCTTCAGAATTTAGCCCCAGGCACTCACCCCCCCTTCATCACATACAACGGGGAAGTGAGAACAGACGTGAATAAGATCGAGGAGTTCCTGGAAGATGTTTTGGCTCCACCCAA gTACCTAAAGCTTTCACCAAAGCATCCAGAATCAAACACTGCTGGGATGGATATATTTGCcaaattttctgcatttatcAAGAACTCCAGACCAGAAGCAAATGAAG CCTTAGAGCGTGGCCTCCTGAAGACCCTGCAGAAACTGGACGAGTACCTGAACTCGCCCCTGCCCGACGAGATCGACGAGAACAGCCTGGAGGACGTGGCCGTGTCCACGCGCCGGTTCCTGGACGGCAACGAGATGACCCTGGCAGACTGCAACCTGCTGCCCAAGCTGCACATTGTCAAG GTGGTGGCCAAGAAGTACCGTAACTTCGAGATTCCCAAGGAGATGACAGGGATTTGGAGATACCTGACGAATGCCTACAGCAGGGATGAGTTCACCAACACCTGTCCTGGAgacaaagaaattgaaatagCTTACAGTGATGTAGCCAAGAGACTCACCAAGTAA